The following are encoded together in the Cicer arietinum cultivar CDC Frontier isolate Library 1 chromosome 2, Cicar.CDCFrontier_v2.0, whole genome shotgun sequence genome:
- the LOC101507982 gene encoding WPP domain-interacting tail-anchored protein 2 isoform X2: protein MDEFANKAVSGFYSGDTALGKLYSLKGFSTKENDMQELEISLQALTEIDHRLAYSSEKLANLHVLYIYLMVLENDIEEMDSKNTCDLAKLFEKAITFDLLSGILDSEGRELGNFMDTLHEEIVDARCKILSCRHLTEVFFIMDEKLHDSKESAKQFQQQLLELKVQSSQLQKTLAAFQHENWEMGKASSFSENGVLLEMKVKSNDQMVENQKYILRMLEKSLARELDLEKKLAELRNNEELKMKLRYTEQVAFYMEEAAEVVWGRFLEADNATEVLMGISKGVIGRLQVTEFNLNGSMQRENELKSKVQNLIEQLNAKDVALETHEKSNVDNDQENSEALLALREKVKFLEEERKGFEFQIHSLTEENEACHEQLNEIENFAESLKESVDIAENRADSAEAKVTQLTETNLELTEELNFLKGSASTAEKKVGSLEKQLRELDIQLQNAKASSEASQEQQNMLYTAIWDMEILIEELKSKVSKAESYKDSAEERCIVLSETNEELHKELDLLTTSLDQASKTKLSSAREIDSIAKFIKDMVMQLATERERINKQLSALKRENKILIEKFKETKIGAPIDSCNNGLNNRNEDQASNIDSSNDSCTKSSDEEGIEHFNKTFQAGG from the exons ATGGATGAATTCGCTAATAAAGCTGTAAGTGGCTTTTATTCTGGAGATACAGCTTTAGGAAAACTCTACTCACTCAAGGGATTCTCAACTAAAGAAAATGACATGCAAGAACTTGAGATATCTCTTCAAGCTTTGACAGAAATAGATCATCGGTTAGCCTATTCTTCCGAAAAGCTGGCGAACTTGCATGTTCTGTATATTTATCTGATGGTCCTAGAAAATGATATCGAAGAAATGGATTCAAAGAATACCTGTGACTTAGCAAAATTATTTGAGAAGGCAATCACCTTTGATCTGTTGTCTGGCATTTTAGATTCGGAGGGAAGAGAGCTCGGCAATTTCATGGACACTCTACATGAAGAAATTGTTGACGCTCGTTGTAAAATATTGTCATGCAGACATTTGACTGAGGTTTTCTTTATAATGGATGAAAAATTGCACGATTCTAAAGAGTCCGCGAAGCAGTTTCAACAGCAGTTATTGGAGTTGAAGGTACAGTCATCTCAGCTACAGAAAACCCTTGCGGCTTTTCAACACGAGAATT GGGAAATGGGGAAGGCCTCGAGTTTCTCCGAAAATGGTGTACTAttagaaatgaaagtgaaatCTAATGATCAGATGGTTgaaaaccaaaaatatattctGCGAATGCTCGAGAAGTCACTTGCAAGAGAGCTAGATCTAGAAAAGAAGTTAGCAGAATTGAGAAATAACGAAGAACTAAAGATGAAACTCCGCTACACAGAACAGGTGGCATTTTATATGGAAGAAGCAGCAGAAGTAGTTTGGGGAAGATTTCTCGAGGCAGACAATGCTACCGAAGTCTTAATGGGGATTTCTAAAGGTGTAATCGGACGTCTCCAAGTAACTGAGTTCAACCTCAATGGTTCTATGCAACGAGAAAACGAGCTAAAGTCGAAAGTTCAAAATTTAATCGAACAACTCAATGCTAAAGATGTTGCTTTAGAGACGCACGAGAAAAGTAACGTTGACAATGATCAGGAAAATTCTGAGGCGTTGTTGGCTTTGAGGGAAAAGGTGAAATTTCTTGAAGAAGAACGGAAGGGTTTTGAGTTTCAGATACATTCTTTAACCGAAGAGAATGAAGCGTGTCATGAACAACTTAATGAAATCGAAAATTTCGCCGAGTCTCTAAAAGAAAGCGTTGACATAGCAGAAAATCGAGCCGACAGCGCTGAAGCCAAGGTTACGCAGTTAACCGAAACCAACTTGGAACTTACTGAGGAGCTGAACTTTCTTAAAGGGAGTGCTAGCACAGCTGAGAAAAAAGTCGGTTCGCTCGAGAAGCAACTAAGGGAATTAGACATCCAACTACAGAATGCAAAAGCATCTTCTGAAGCAAGTCAAGAACAGCAGAATATGTTATACACAGCAATATGGGATATGGAGATATTAATTGAAGAGCTCAAATCTAAGGTTTCGAAAGCTGAAAGTTATAAAGATAGCGCAGAAGAACGTTGCATTGTGCTGTCTGAAACTAACGAAGAACTTCATAAAGAGTTGGATCTCCTGACAACATCTTTGGATCAAGCTAGCAAAACAAAACTATCAAGTGCAAGAGAAATTGATTCTATAGCCAAGTTTATCAAGGATATGGTAATGCAACTAGCCACCGAAAGGGAGCGCATCAATAAACAG CTAAGTGCACTAAAAagggaaaataaaattttgatagaaaagttTAAGGAAACTAAAATTGGTGCTCCAATAGATTCATGCAACAATGGACTAAATAACAGAAATGAAGATCAAGCTTCCAACATTGACTCAAGCAATGATAGCTGTACAAAATCATCTGACGAAGAAGGAATAGAACACTTCAATAAAACCTTTCAGGCAG GTGGGTGA
- the LOC101507982 gene encoding WPP domain-interacting tail-anchored protein 2 isoform X3, translated as MGKASSFSENGVLLEMKVKSNDQMVENQKYILRMLEKSLARELDLEKKLAELRNNEELKMKLRYTEQVAFYMEEAAEVVWGRFLEADNATEVLMGISKGVIGRLQVTEFNLNGSMQRENELKSKVQNLIEQLNAKDVALETHEKSNVDNDQENSEALLALREKVKFLEEERKGFEFQIHSLTEENEACHEQLNEIENFAESLKESVDIAENRADSAEAKVTQLTETNLELTEELNFLKGSASTAEKKVGSLEKQLRELDIQLQNAKASSEASQEQQNMLYTAIWDMEILIEELKSKVSKAESYKDSAEERCIVLSETNEELHKELDLLTTSLDQASKTKLSSAREIDSIAKFIKDMVMQLATERERINKQLSALKRENKILIEKFKETKIGAPIDSCNNGLNNRNEDQASNIDSSNDSCTKSSDEEGIEHFNKTFQVGEPLGVANSATHATSSSVSENKPANRRNFIFISFTIFIPLVSMIVFYLLGEKSFSFLKGFDG; from the exons ATGGGGAAGGCCTCGAGTTTCTCCGAAAATGGTGTACTAttagaaatgaaagtgaaatCTAATGATCAGATGGTTgaaaaccaaaaatatattctGCGAATGCTCGAGAAGTCACTTGCAAGAGAGCTAGATCTAGAAAAGAAGTTAGCAGAATTGAGAAATAACGAAGAACTAAAGATGAAACTCCGCTACACAGAACAGGTGGCATTTTATATGGAAGAAGCAGCAGAAGTAGTTTGGGGAAGATTTCTCGAGGCAGACAATGCTACCGAAGTCTTAATGGGGATTTCTAAAGGTGTAATCGGACGTCTCCAAGTAACTGAGTTCAACCTCAATGGTTCTATGCAACGAGAAAACGAGCTAAAGTCGAAAGTTCAAAATTTAATCGAACAACTCAATGCTAAAGATGTTGCTTTAGAGACGCACGAGAAAAGTAACGTTGACAATGATCAGGAAAATTCTGAGGCGTTGTTGGCTTTGAGGGAAAAGGTGAAATTTCTTGAAGAAGAACGGAAGGGTTTTGAGTTTCAGATACATTCTTTAACCGAAGAGAATGAAGCGTGTCATGAACAACTTAATGAAATCGAAAATTTCGCCGAGTCTCTAAAAGAAAGCGTTGACATAGCAGAAAATCGAGCCGACAGCGCTGAAGCCAAGGTTACGCAGTTAACCGAAACCAACTTGGAACTTACTGAGGAGCTGAACTTTCTTAAAGGGAGTGCTAGCACAGCTGAGAAAAAAGTCGGTTCGCTCGAGAAGCAACTAAGGGAATTAGACATCCAACTACAGAATGCAAAAGCATCTTCTGAAGCAAGTCAAGAACAGCAGAATATGTTATACACAGCAATATGGGATATGGAGATATTAATTGAAGAGCTCAAATCTAAGGTTTCGAAAGCTGAAAGTTATAAAGATAGCGCAGAAGAACGTTGCATTGTGCTGTCTGAAACTAACGAAGAACTTCATAAAGAGTTGGATCTCCTGACAACATCTTTGGATCAAGCTAGCAAAACAAAACTATCAAGTGCAAGAGAAATTGATTCTATAGCCAAGTTTATCAAGGATATGGTAATGCAACTAGCCACCGAAAGGGAGCGCATCAATAAACAG CTAAGTGCACTAAAAagggaaaataaaattttgatagaaaagttTAAGGAAACTAAAATTGGTGCTCCAATAGATTCATGCAACAATGGACTAAATAACAGAAATGAAGATCAAGCTTCCAACATTGACTCAAGCAATGATAGCTGTACAAAATCATCTGACGAAGAAGGAATAGAACACTTCAATAAAACCTTTCAG GTGGGTGAACCATTAGGAGTTGCAAACTCTGCAACTCATGCAACATCATCATCTGTTTCGGAAAATAAGCCGGCAAATCGGagaaactttatatttatttctttcacAATTTTTATCCCCCTGGTTTCTATGATAGTCTTCTACTTATTGGGCGAAAAGTCGTTTTCTTTTCTTAAAGGTTTCGACGGCTAA
- the LOC101507982 gene encoding WPP domain-interacting tail-anchored protein 2 isoform X1, protein MDEFANKAVSGFYSGDTALGKLYSLKGFSTKENDMQELEISLQALTEIDHRLAYSSEKLANLHVLYIYLMVLENDIEEMDSKNTCDLAKLFEKAITFDLLSGILDSEGRELGNFMDTLHEEIVDARCKILSCRHLTEVFFIMDEKLHDSKESAKQFQQQLLELKVQSSQLQKTLAAFQHENWEMGKASSFSENGVLLEMKVKSNDQMVENQKYILRMLEKSLARELDLEKKLAELRNNEELKMKLRYTEQVAFYMEEAAEVVWGRFLEADNATEVLMGISKGVIGRLQVTEFNLNGSMQRENELKSKVQNLIEQLNAKDVALETHEKSNVDNDQENSEALLALREKVKFLEEERKGFEFQIHSLTEENEACHEQLNEIENFAESLKESVDIAENRADSAEAKVTQLTETNLELTEELNFLKGSASTAEKKVGSLEKQLRELDIQLQNAKASSEASQEQQNMLYTAIWDMEILIEELKSKVSKAESYKDSAEERCIVLSETNEELHKELDLLTTSLDQASKTKLSSAREIDSIAKFIKDMVMQLATERERINKQLSALKRENKILIEKFKETKIGAPIDSCNNGLNNRNEDQASNIDSSNDSCTKSSDEEGIEHFNKTFQVGEPLGVANSATHATSSSVSENKPANRRNFIFISFTIFIPLVSMIVFYLLGEKSFSFLKGFDG, encoded by the exons ATGGATGAATTCGCTAATAAAGCTGTAAGTGGCTTTTATTCTGGAGATACAGCTTTAGGAAAACTCTACTCACTCAAGGGATTCTCAACTAAAGAAAATGACATGCAAGAACTTGAGATATCTCTTCAAGCTTTGACAGAAATAGATCATCGGTTAGCCTATTCTTCCGAAAAGCTGGCGAACTTGCATGTTCTGTATATTTATCTGATGGTCCTAGAAAATGATATCGAAGAAATGGATTCAAAGAATACCTGTGACTTAGCAAAATTATTTGAGAAGGCAATCACCTTTGATCTGTTGTCTGGCATTTTAGATTCGGAGGGAAGAGAGCTCGGCAATTTCATGGACACTCTACATGAAGAAATTGTTGACGCTCGTTGTAAAATATTGTCATGCAGACATTTGACTGAGGTTTTCTTTATAATGGATGAAAAATTGCACGATTCTAAAGAGTCCGCGAAGCAGTTTCAACAGCAGTTATTGGAGTTGAAGGTACAGTCATCTCAGCTACAGAAAACCCTTGCGGCTTTTCAACACGAGAATT GGGAAATGGGGAAGGCCTCGAGTTTCTCCGAAAATGGTGTACTAttagaaatgaaagtgaaatCTAATGATCAGATGGTTgaaaaccaaaaatatattctGCGAATGCTCGAGAAGTCACTTGCAAGAGAGCTAGATCTAGAAAAGAAGTTAGCAGAATTGAGAAATAACGAAGAACTAAAGATGAAACTCCGCTACACAGAACAGGTGGCATTTTATATGGAAGAAGCAGCAGAAGTAGTTTGGGGAAGATTTCTCGAGGCAGACAATGCTACCGAAGTCTTAATGGGGATTTCTAAAGGTGTAATCGGACGTCTCCAAGTAACTGAGTTCAACCTCAATGGTTCTATGCAACGAGAAAACGAGCTAAAGTCGAAAGTTCAAAATTTAATCGAACAACTCAATGCTAAAGATGTTGCTTTAGAGACGCACGAGAAAAGTAACGTTGACAATGATCAGGAAAATTCTGAGGCGTTGTTGGCTTTGAGGGAAAAGGTGAAATTTCTTGAAGAAGAACGGAAGGGTTTTGAGTTTCAGATACATTCTTTAACCGAAGAGAATGAAGCGTGTCATGAACAACTTAATGAAATCGAAAATTTCGCCGAGTCTCTAAAAGAAAGCGTTGACATAGCAGAAAATCGAGCCGACAGCGCTGAAGCCAAGGTTACGCAGTTAACCGAAACCAACTTGGAACTTACTGAGGAGCTGAACTTTCTTAAAGGGAGTGCTAGCACAGCTGAGAAAAAAGTCGGTTCGCTCGAGAAGCAACTAAGGGAATTAGACATCCAACTACAGAATGCAAAAGCATCTTCTGAAGCAAGTCAAGAACAGCAGAATATGTTATACACAGCAATATGGGATATGGAGATATTAATTGAAGAGCTCAAATCTAAGGTTTCGAAAGCTGAAAGTTATAAAGATAGCGCAGAAGAACGTTGCATTGTGCTGTCTGAAACTAACGAAGAACTTCATAAAGAGTTGGATCTCCTGACAACATCTTTGGATCAAGCTAGCAAAACAAAACTATCAAGTGCAAGAGAAATTGATTCTATAGCCAAGTTTATCAAGGATATGGTAATGCAACTAGCCACCGAAAGGGAGCGCATCAATAAACAG CTAAGTGCACTAAAAagggaaaataaaattttgatagaaaagttTAAGGAAACTAAAATTGGTGCTCCAATAGATTCATGCAACAATGGACTAAATAACAGAAATGAAGATCAAGCTTCCAACATTGACTCAAGCAATGATAGCTGTACAAAATCATCTGACGAAGAAGGAATAGAACACTTCAATAAAACCTTTCAG GTGGGTGAACCATTAGGAGTTGCAAACTCTGCAACTCATGCAACATCATCATCTGTTTCGGAAAATAAGCCGGCAAATCGGagaaactttatatttatttctttcacAATTTTTATCCCCCTGGTTTCTATGATAGTCTTCTACTTATTGGGCGAAAAGTCGTTTTCTTTTCTTAAAGGTTTCGACGGCTAA